The Chloroflexi bacterium ADurb.Bin180 genome segment TATGGCGGAATCCTCTCCGACAAATATGGCGCGCGCAAGATCATGTACGCCACCTTCGGCGTTTCGATGCTGTGCCTGTTCATGCTCTCATACCCGGCAACCGATTACACGATCCATGGGATCAAGGGGGACATCAACCTATCAACCTCGATGAGCCTGGTGCCGTTTGTCTTGACGATCTTCGTGCTCGGCTTCTTCATGTCGCTGGGCAAGGCAGCGGTCTACAAGCACATTCCGGTCTATTATCCTGAGAATGTTGGCTCGGTAGGCGGTTTGGTCGGTCTGGCCAGTCTCACCCTTGGCAGGTACGGGACCCGCCGTTTGCCATCGCTGGCCAACGTGGTCCGATACCTTCAGCCGTGATAACGGTGGCGACTCCGGCGCGGGTTACTCAGCTCGCGGCCTTTGGCCCTGCAACTCCCAGGTCCATTCGGCGTCCGCACCAGTACCCGGTTCGCACCTGGCCCGGGCTCTCTGCACTGGCTGTCGCACGCCTACTAGCCCTGTTCGCAGTCTTTCGGACGAGATACTAGCACACTTGGCGTTTCCTGTCAAACCCACGTCAGCGCGCCCGCTGAATCAGGCTGACCACCGCCAGCAAGCCAATCGCTGCCAGCACCACCAGCCCGATCAGGAAAGCAGCAAAGAGAACGGCGACCACCCGGTCGGCTGTGGTCAGCCTGCGTGCCGGCTTCCATCTCTCTCGTCCCCGGCGGCGCAGGTCTGGATAGTAGCCATGCTGCTCCACAGAGTGCCGCTGCAGCCCCTCCAGAATCTCCCTGGAGTGGGTCGGCAGAACCGCCGGATCTCCGCGGAACTTGATCGCCAGCAGCATCTGCAGCGCGTCGCGGCCGCACGATTCCTCAAAGGTGCGGCAGGCCTGGAGCATGCCGGGCGTCTTTTCCGGCTCCAGATACCAGTAACGCCCGGCCATGCGCGGGTAATGGAGCTCTGCGTAGACCTCAGCCAGCCGGGCCCTCAGAGTCAGGTCGTCGGGATACCGTGCGACCAACCCGTGCAGCCGGTCGCGGGCCTTGCCGAGATCGCCTCTCTGGATGTCGTCCTGGACGCGGCTCAGCGCCCGCGGCCCGTGGTCCTCCATGCCTAGCGCCCGGGGCACTCTGCCGCAATCGCTGCCGCGATGCCCTTCTTGCCATAGGTTTTGTCAAAGGCCCGGGCAAAGTCAGCCGCCAGCTTGTGCGCCTGCCGCTGGAAGGCCTCCTGGTCGGACCAGTTCAGGCTCGGCTTGAGCAGCGACGGGTCGACGTCCGGGCAGCTTCGCGGCACCCAAACGTGAAAGAGCGGGTCGAGGTCATATTCCACCTGCCGCATCTGTCCACTCAGAGCGGCGTTCACCAGCGCTCGCGTGACATCAATGTCGATGCGGTGCCCGACCCCAAAGACCCCTCCGGTCCAGCCGGTGTTGATGAGGTAGACCTCTGTCTTGTGCTCGCGCATCTTGTCTCCGAGCATGTTGGCGTACACATCGGGGTTGCGCGGCATAAACGGCGAGCCAAAGAACCGCGAGAAGGTGCTCTCCGGGTCGATAATCCCCGTCTCGGTGCCGGCCAGCTTGCTGGTGTAGCCCATCAGGAACCACAGCATGGCCTGCTCCGGGCTCAGCCTGGCCACTGGTGGCAGTACGCCATTGGCATCGGCCGTGAGAAAGAGGATCGTGCGCGGGTGTCCGCCTACTGGCGGCTCCTTCACATTGTCCAGAAAACTGAGCGGGAAGGAGGCACGCGAGTTGGGGGTCAGACGCGCGTCGTCCACATCAAAAAGACCGTTGGGATAGATCATAGCGTTCTCTACGATGGCACCGTGCTCCAGATACGGCGCCTCGTGGAACACGGCATTCCAGATCTGCGGCTCCTTGCTCTGCCTCAAGTTGATCAGCTTGGCGTAGCAGCCGTACTCAAAGTTGGCCACGCCCTCGTCGCTCCAGGAGTGCTCGTCGTCGCCGAGCAGCTTTCTCCTGGGATCCGCGGACAGGGTCGTCTTGCCTGTGCCAGACAGCCCCAGCAGCAGCGCGATGTCGCCCTGTGCCCCCTCGTTGGCCGAGCAGTGCAAGGGCAGGACGCCGACGCTGGGCAGAACATAGTTCATCACGCTGAACATCATTTTCTTAACTGACCCACCGTAGGCCGATCCGTAGATGATGCCCATACGGCGGTCCATATCCATCGCCACCGCCATGTTCGAGGTCTTGGCTCCCACGCGTCGCAGCCGACCTTCGTAGCGCGCCCGGTCCAGCTTGTCGTAGGGCGCCGCCACCAGCGTGAATCCTCTTTGCGCCAGAACGCTATCCTGAATGTTCGGCGGTACCGGCCGAAACATATTGTCGCAAAAGAGCGCAGTCAACGCGCGGTCTGAGATCACCCGTACCGGCATGGCGTATTTGGGGTCCGCCACGAGTACTCGGTCGGTCACCCAGAGGGTGGCCTTGGTGGCCAGAGCCTGCAGCGCGTCCTCAAGCAGCATCTCAAAGGTGTCCGGCGCCATCGGGATGTTGTTGGGCGAGTCCCAGTCGATTTCGCCCTCGCTCTCCGGCCGCCTGACCGTGTAGGTATCCATTGGGCTGCGCCCGCTGGACTCGGGGGGAGTCCAGGTGGCCAGGCAGCCGTTGGCGGCTACCATGGCTTCTCTGCGCTGTACCACAGCAGCAATAAGCTCACGCCGTGGCGAATTGAGCAGCACCTCTTTGTGTTGACGCAGCATCGCGTTCACCCGGTCTTGCAGATTCATGATCCGTTCTCCTCCAGATTGTGAGTCAATGCCGCGCTCCTAACCGAGCCGCGCGGGTCAGAAAGACCAAACACGGTGATCACGGCGACCACCGACATGGCGGCGCTCAATAGGAACACCGCCTCCAGCCCCCAGCGCTCCACGATCCAGCCTCCCAGAACCAGCAGCAGGCTGACCACACCGAGGGCCGAGTTGAGCAGGCCCAGGTAGGCGCTGCGCTGCTCGGGCGGCGCCAGCTCCAGGCCCATCGCCAGACTGGCAATGTCGCTGCCGCTGGATGCGGCGCCCATCAGAACAAAGACCACGGTATAAGCCAGGTACGAAGCGCGCGGTCCGAACACCAGTGGCAGCACGGAAAGCACCAGAAAGCCGGCACTCACCAGCCGGAGCAGCAGCAGGTTGCCCTTGCGGTCGCTCAGCCTGCCCCACACCAGCGTTGAGACCACCATAGCCGCGGTCAGTGCACCCGAGTACGTTCCGGCCATGTCGTCCGGTGCACCCAGGCGCTCTTTCGCGTAGAGTCCAAAGAAGGGCAGAGCGACGTTTGCCGCCAGCAGCGCAATGCGCGCCAGCACAAACAACCGAAAGCTTCGATCCAACAGCGGTGCCCGCCAGTCAACAGGCGCACACTGCGCTCCGGTGGACGCCGCGGCGCTGCGCTCCGGAGGCGGCTCGTCGATCTTGCCGAACGCGTAATAGCCCGCCGCCGCTGCTACTCCGGCCAGCGCCAACAGCAGGCCATAGTTGTGGGGGAATTCTGGGCCGGTCGCCTCGTTCAACGTCACACCCACCAGGACCGAGGCGCCGATGGCCAGGATACCGCCAGTGAAATCGCGCCAGCCAAAGAACTGCCCTCGCTGATTGGCCGGAATTGCCCGGGCGATCACGTCGAACCACGACAGCCCGGACACGCCCGAGCCAAAACAAAAGAGGGTGTAGAGCACGATGAACGACCACAGAGTAAGAGTGGGGTTCGTCGCACCGGCGACCAGTGTGATGATCACCATGATGATCCACAGCACCACCCGTATCGCTGATACGGCCCGAAAGAGCGGCAGCTTTTGCGGCAGCGAGTGCACGGACCGCGCCATGAGCAACTGTGGCAAGAACCACCCGCCGGCGGTGATGGGCAGAAGCAGTCCCACCGCAACGGCCGAACCCCCGAGCTGCGCCACGAACCAGGGCAGGACCAGCGACGGGCCGGCCAGGGTATCGAGAACGCGCATCAGTGTGCCGTTCAGGATGCCCAGAACCACGTTTCTCTGCACTTGAGCAGTCGTTCGCGACGCCTTCTGGATTGCCTGCTCACTCTGCACTGGCGGCCGGATTGTCCTTCCTGCACATGGGTTCGCCCGTTCCCCCATGCTGCACAGCGATGATCTCGGCCAGAATGCTCAGCGCGATCTCGGCTGGCGTCTGGCCGCCAGTGCGCAGTCCAATCGGCGCATAGACCCGGGCCAGGCTGGCCTGGGAGACGCCTCTGGCCAGCAAACTGTCAAAGACCGTGCGCACCTTGCGCTTGCTGCCAATCATGCCAATGTACGCTGCGGGGCAGTCAACAAACTCGTGCAACACCAGCTCATCGAACTCGTGGCCACGCGTGGCGATGACGATGTAGGTCCGCGGCCCTGGCTCGACTCTCCGCCTCAGTTCCTCGTAGGGGCCGACGATGAGCTGGTCGGCACCCGGAAAGCGTTCTGCATTGGCGAATTCGGCCCGGTCGTCGGCCACCACTACGCGAAAGCCGAGCTGCTGACCGAACAGCGCCATAGGTTGCCCCACGTGCCCCGCCCCGGCGATGAGCAGCGTCGGCTTGGGCCGCAGCACCTCAATGAACACGCGAGCGTCGCCGCCGCATACCCCGAGGTCAGTGCTCGACGTGCCTTCCAGAGAGTAGTAGCTGCTGCGCGACGTGCCCTCGGTCAGGGCCTGCCTCGCTTCTAGCAGCGCTGCTGCCTCCATCGGGCCGCCGCCGATGGTTCCCACCGTGGACCCATCAGCACGGAGCAGCATCTTGGTGCCCACCTCGCGCGGCGTAGAGCCGCGCACTTCAATGAGCGTCAGCAGGCAGCCCGGCTCTCCGGAGCGGATCGCTGCCAGCACTGCTTCATAGACCAGTTCCTTCTCGTCCACGGTCGCCTCCCAGCCCGAAACAAGCGGGACGGGTTGAATCCCGTCTCCGCTTGTCGATTATACACCAGAAAGCCGGTATTGCCAGATTGCGTCCGGCGGCTACTGCCCCGACCAGCGGTGATACCAGATGTTCAGCAGTTGCGCAAACTCACCACTGGCCTTCTGGTGCCCGGCCGCAGTGGGGTGGCTGTCACCCGAAGAGGAGCCGTAAGCGCAGGAGTTGCTGGCCACCGTCTGAATATGCTCGATGGCTCCGTTCCGCCAGCGATGGTGGTTTCCGGTCGCCCAGCCCAGGTCGTTCGTATTCGTGTTCCCGCCATTCGACGTCAGAACCGAGTAATAGTCAAAGACCACGACATTGTTGTAGGCATAACCGCTCAGCCAGTCGTTGACCAGCCAGTTGTTGAAGGCACGGGCGTTGGCCGCTGCTGCAGCTGAAGTGCTGGCCTGGGTCAGGGGCGGCGCAGTGATGACCACGAACAGCTTGTCCTGCCGCGTGGCAAAGTAGCCCAGGATGTCATTGTAGATGCCCTTGGCGTTCGCCACGGTCAGGCTGGAGCCGACATACTGACCGCGCAGCGGGTTGTCGCCCACCGTGGGCGGATCGTTGGGATTTCCGCCGATATCCGAGTTGGGGAAACAGGAC includes the following:
- the pckA gene encoding Phosphoenolpyruvate carboxykinase (ATP), giving the protein MNLQDRVNAMLRQHKEVLLNSPRRELIAAVVQRREAMVAANGCLATWTPPESSGRSPMDTYTVRRPESEGEIDWDSPNNIPMAPDTFEMLLEDALQALATKATLWVTDRVLVADPKYAMPVRVISDRALTALFCDNMFRPVPPNIQDSVLAQRGFTLVAAPYDKLDRARYEGRLRRVGAKTSNMAVAMDMDRRMGIIYGSAYGGSVKKMMFSVMNYVLPSVGVLPLHCSANEGAQGDIALLLGLSGTGKTTLSADPRRKLLGDDEHSWSDEGVANFEYGCYAKLINLRQSKEPQIWNAVFHEAPYLEHGAIVENAMIYPNGLFDVDDARLTPNSRASFPLSFLDNVKEPPVGGHPRTILFLTADANGVLPPVARLSPEQAMLWFLMGYTSKLAGTETGIIDPESTFSRFFGSPFMPRNPDVYANMLGDKMREHKTEVYLINTGWTGGVFGVGHRIDIDVTRALVNAALSGQMRQVEYDLDPLFHVWVPRSCPDVDPSLLKPSLNWSDQEAFQRQAHKLAADFARAFDKTYGKKGIAAAIAAECPGR
- a CDS encoding Major Facilitator Superfamily protein, whose amino-acid sequence is MQSEQAIQKASRTTAQVQRNVVLGILNGTLMRVLDTLAGPSLVLPWFVAQLGGSAVAVGLLLPITAGGWFLPQLLMARSVHSLPQKLPLFRAVSAIRVVLWIIMVIITLVAGATNPTLTLWSFIVLYTLFCFGSGVSGLSWFDVIARAIPANQRGQFFGWRDFTGGILAIGASVLVGVTLNEATGPEFPHNYGLLLALAGVAAAAGYYAFGKIDEPPPERSAAASTGAQCAPVDWRAPLLDRSFRLFVLARIALLAANVALPFFGLYAKERLGAPDDMAGTYSGALTAAMVVSTLVWGRLSDRKGNLLLLRLVSAGFLVLSVLPLVFGPRASYLAYTVVFVLMGAASSGSDIASLAMGLELAPPEQRSAYLGLLNSALGVVSLLLVLGGWIVERWGLEAVFLLSAAMSVVAVITVFGLSDPRGSVRSAALTHNLEENGS
- the pucA gene encoding putative xanthine dehydrogenase subunit A; this translates as MDEKELVYEAVLAAIRSGEPGCLLTLIEVRGSTPREVGTKMLLRADGSTVGTIGGGPMEAAALLEARQALTEGTSRSSYYSLEGTSSTDLGVCGGDARVFIEVLRPKPTLLIAGAGHVGQPMALFGQQLGFRVVVADDRAEFANAERFPGADQLIVGPYEELRRRVEPGPRTYIVIATRGHEFDELVLHEFVDCPAAYIGMIGSKRKVRTVFDSLLARGVSQASLARVYAPIGLRTGGQTPAEIALSILAEIIAVQHGGTGEPMCRKDNPAASAE